One Nitrospira sp. DNA window includes the following coding sequences:
- a CDS encoding UDP-N-acetylglucosamine 2-epimerase, with product MKVLNIVGARPNFMKIAPLMREMRKHPDMTPLLVHTGQHYDVKMAGQFFEDLQIPLPDVSLDVGSGTHAVQTAEVMKRLEPIVERERPDVVVVVGDVNSTMAAALTSVKLHVPVAHVEAGLRSGDRSMPEEINRIVTDAVSDYLFVTEESGRRNLLAEGVSEKKIFFVGNVMIDSLEASRRLWSHSTMVDRLKLRNAPYGVATLHRPSNVDDIKVLRGLIDTLLEISRRLPIIFPIHPRTKKALESIGSFGPELYFGPPPTPPQGVHCMDPIGYLDFMSLVAHARLVLTDSGGIQEETTVLGIPCLTLRENTERPITVTHGTNRVIGAAPTRILTEAMKVLDDSRSPLTPPPLWDGHASERIVHVLRDQFRARQVA from the coding sequence ATGAAAGTACTCAATATTGTCGGGGCCAGACCGAACTTCATGAAGATTGCGCCGTTGATGCGGGAAATGCGCAAACATCCGGACATGACCCCGCTCCTGGTCCATACGGGGCAACATTATGACGTGAAAATGGCCGGGCAGTTCTTTGAGGATTTGCAGATTCCGTTACCGGACGTCTCGCTGGATGTCGGATCCGGCACCCATGCCGTCCAGACAGCCGAGGTCATGAAGCGACTCGAACCGATCGTGGAGCGGGAACGCCCCGATGTCGTCGTGGTAGTCGGTGATGTCAATTCCACCATGGCAGCGGCTCTGACGTCGGTCAAGTTGCATGTGCCGGTGGCACATGTAGAGGCCGGACTTCGAAGCGGTGATCGCTCTATGCCGGAGGAAATCAACCGTATTGTCACAGATGCGGTGTCCGACTATCTGTTTGTGACCGAGGAAAGCGGGCGCCGCAATCTGCTTGCGGAGGGTGTGTCGGAGAAAAAGATATTTTTTGTCGGGAACGTGATGATTGATTCGCTGGAGGCATCGCGTCGATTGTGGAGCCATTCCACGATGGTGGACCGACTAAAGCTGCGCAATGCACCGTACGGGGTTGCAACGCTTCATCGTCCGTCCAACGTCGATGACATCAAGGTGTTGAGGGGGCTGATCGATACGTTGCTGGAAATCTCTCGGCGTCTGCCGATTATTTTTCCCATCCACCCGCGCACAAAAAAGGCGCTCGAATCGATCGGAAGCTTCGGCCCCGAGCTGTATTTCGGTCCTCCGCCGACCCCGCCGCAGGGCGTGCATTGCATGGACCCCATCGGATATCTCGATTTCATGTCTCTGGTCGCCCATGCCCGCCTTGTCTTAACCGATTCCGGCGGCATTCAGGAGGAGACGACGGTGCTCGGCATTCCTTGTTTGACGCTCCGAGAAAACACGGAGCGACCGATTACCGTGACGCATGGAACGAATCGAGTGATTGGGGCGGCGCCCACCAGAATTCTGACCGAAGCCATGAAGGTCCTCGATGACTCTCGTTCTCCTCTTACGCCTCCCCCCTTGTGGGATGGGCATGCCTCTGAACGCATTGTCCATGTGCTCCGGGACCAATTTCGTGCTCGGCAGGTTGCCTAA
- a CDS encoding DegT/DnrJ/EryC1/StrS aminotransferase: MKAQRTLPPSAAPIDWRDLIQGVVGFARPQATVLRLQAEFREYFGVKHVWFVSSGKAALNIILRALHGLSGRQKVVLPGYTCFSVPSAVVRARLSVVLCDVAPQSFDLDFEQLERLADSEVLCVLATHLFGIGVDVPRTVELCRRRGIFVVEDVAQAFGGSREGTPFGAMGDVAFLSFGRGKHLTCGSGGAILTNDDRIGEAVAREYAQLPAGSPLDMFKNWLEVAATQLLIHPSLYWLPAGLPFLKLGETKFYRDFPVARMDSVRAGLLRRWKERLARSTSSRVAHAEHLIRSLDPAGVQMIKPSVPGQSVYLRLPVLMGSKQEKESVCLMSKAQGLGVSAAYPSSIQQVPELREVLSSQSVPRAAMMAERLVTVPTHELLSDTDLARICSAVQRVQCVEGSGAYSSSEINARRQNVSELPRVG, encoded by the coding sequence ATGAAGGCGCAACGAACACTTCCTCCTTCGGCTGCACCGATCGATTGGCGCGACCTCATTCAGGGGGTGGTGGGTTTCGCGCGTCCACAAGCCACTGTTCTCCGACTGCAAGCCGAATTTCGCGAGTACTTCGGTGTGAAGCATGTATGGTTCGTGTCCTCCGGAAAAGCCGCGCTCAATATCATCCTCCGGGCCCTGCATGGTCTTTCCGGGCGGCAAAAGGTCGTCCTTCCAGGGTATACGTGTTTTTCCGTTCCGTCGGCCGTCGTCCGCGCTCGACTCTCGGTGGTATTGTGCGACGTGGCTCCGCAGTCGTTCGACCTTGACTTTGAACAGCTCGAACGGCTTGCGGATTCCGAAGTCCTGTGTGTGCTGGCGACACATTTGTTTGGGATCGGGGTTGATGTGCCGCGGACTGTCGAATTGTGTCGTCGGCGGGGCATCTTTGTGGTGGAAGATGTGGCGCAGGCGTTTGGAGGGAGTCGCGAGGGAACGCCGTTCGGAGCTATGGGCGATGTTGCATTTTTGAGTTTCGGCAGGGGAAAACACCTCACCTGTGGATCCGGAGGGGCCATTCTCACGAATGATGATCGAATCGGGGAAGCCGTGGCTCGTGAATATGCACAGCTTCCTGCTGGATCGCCGCTCGACATGTTTAAGAATTGGTTGGAGGTGGCGGCCACACAACTGTTGATCCACCCGTCGCTCTATTGGTTGCCGGCAGGACTTCCATTCTTGAAGCTGGGAGAGACGAAATTCTACAGGGATTTTCCGGTCGCTCGCATGGACTCGGTACGGGCCGGATTGTTGCGACGGTGGAAGGAGCGTCTTGCTCGTTCGACATCAAGTCGTGTGGCGCATGCGGAGCATCTGATTCGATCTCTCGACCCAGCTGGTGTGCAGATGATCAAACCATCCGTGCCAGGGCAGTCAGTCTATCTGCGGCTGCCTGTTTTGATGGGTTCCAAGCAAGAGAAAGAATCGGTATGTCTGATGTCGAAGGCGCAGGGCCTTGGGGTGAGCGCCGCATACCCGTCATCGATCCAACAGGTACCTGAGCTTCGAGAGGTGCTCTCATCCCAGAGCGTGCCGCGAGCGGCGATGATGGCGGAACGGCTCGTCACCGTCCCGACGCATGAATTATTGTCCGATACCGATCTCGCACGGATTTGCAGCGCCGTTCAACGCGTTCAATGTGTTGAGGGATCAGGTGCTTACTCTTCGTCGGAAATCAATGCGAGGCGGCAGAATGTTTCCGAGCTACCGCGAGTCGGTTGA